The Daucus carota subsp. sativus chromosome 2, DH1 v3.0, whole genome shotgun sequence genome includes a window with the following:
- the LOC108208690 gene encoding uncharacterized protein LOC108208690 isoform X3 produces MALLSAGTSPLLFPTLGSSHCRRRRKLPPWMGSPSMVQALPENRRYVCIACSFTDSGHLSEQHLHESAEVGEALIDKGMQSGKPPKCSIVIVDSYSLTIVQTVFHGNLSIGSLKFMSVILPVGDIETQSVMMIDSEGKTEFLSLLKDSDLNGENPTILQRNSLGTELGDLVNESNEGGLVISFATVRQVVALVYKTYCVFRLVNGTIVGKVSFLDSQLCVGGSGNLSHVIGCMFLEHDEAGAKAYSEDSENIFVETFAVWNNRGCAILYDVSYLSNIFKFEPVSLIPAVSHQADMTLKLSYLQLHSYLLRIESVCCQMEEPLPWTPHVTVWLLPQKRDKRGNCCECEMIGRGSFLESWVISSSSSHRTVGLKNDSGMNGIGQETILTSLNTCNPCPITADVVPLSDGSYCHYPEKSLVSSSIVISENCHAPYAIVYGFYNGEIEVLQFDEFFGGLDAYGSPRNKSYLHGSKQYLSGHTGAILCLAAHRMTSISDRLNYSHVLMSGSMDCTVHIWDLDSSNLIIVMHQHVAPVCQIILPPPLTDRPWIDCFLSIGEDSCVALASLETLRVERMFPGNQPCPSNVLWDTMKGYVACLCLSHRRPADGIDSLYVWDMKTGARERVLRGTAALSMFDHFCSSTDVNSLSFAAINSCTPASSSHYPLAAVAPFSQSHLKNSRKGVPSSQFSPANMKMDEPRTSQIHASKRDVANIYSSRVLTDQSKKTAVKCSCPFPGIATLGFDLGMLMSLSHISESSEAASDISEKRRVENIGADMPNDVDKRGEYILKKQEAEVQSTQDLAASDDFGIEVTPPFTLGNNSWESTFEKYLLGFSLSFLHLWDVDCELDKLLVTEMKLKRPDGFLVGSGLLGDRGSLTLTFPAHNATLELWKSSSEFCAVRSVTMVSLAQHMVSLSPSCSTASSVLAAFYTRNFAEKIPDIKPPLLQLLVSLWQHKSEHVRMAARSLFHCSASRGIPLPLCREKSNTFATLVRLENDKVNSGTKYSTTDERSTHNLGFDGQPGEEVSPAKESEILAWIETFEEQDWISCVEGTSQDAMTSHIIVAAALACWYPSLVKPNLAMLAVHPLMKLVMAMNEKYSSTAAEILAEGMENTWKACIASEIPCLIGDIYDQIEYLSGTSSNSRPHNPSPSLNIRETLIGVLLPSLAMADVQGFLQVVERQIWSTASDSPIHVVSLVVLTRIVRGSPRNLAQYLDKVINFVLMTMDPANSAMRKICLQTSLVTLKEVVRVYPMVTLNDLSTRLAVGDAFGELNKASIRVYDMNSMAAIKILDASGPPGLPSLLGGDSELSVATAISALSFSPDGEGLVAFSENGLMIRWWSLGSVWWEKLSRNLAPVQYTKLIFVPPWEGFSPNSTRSSIMASVLGNGRHAGSQENARASTETDRLKLLIHNLDLSYRLQWVGERKVLLTQHGRDLGSFQL; encoded by the exons CTTTAAAGTTCATGTCTGTAATCTTGCCTGTTGGGGATATTGAGACACAATCTGTGATGATGATAGACTCAGAAGGTAAAACTGAATTTTTATCTCTGCTGAAAGACTCTGACCTGAATGGGGAGAACCCAACTATCTTGCAAAGAAATTCCCTTGGCACGGAGTTAGGAGACTTAGTAAATGAGTCAAATGAGGGGGGTCTGGTGATATCATTTGCTACTGTTCGACAGGTTGTAGCCCTTGTATATAAGACCTATTGCGTATTTAGGTTAGTGAATGGTACAATAGTTGGAAAGGTTTCATTTTTAGATAGTCAACTTTGTGTTGGAGGTAGTGGCAATCTCTCACATGTCATAGGATGTATGTTCCTAGAACATGATGAGGCAGGGGCAAAAGCTTATTCTGAAGATTCTGAGAACATATTTGTAGAAACTTTTGCTGTTTGGAATAATAGAGGCTGTGCTATTCTGTATGATGTATCATACTTGAGTAATATTTTCAAGTTTGAGCCTGTTTCTTTGATCCCTGCTGTTTCACATCAAGCGGACATGACATTAAAACTTAGTTATCTTCAGCTCCACAGCTATCTGCTTCGTATCGAATCAGTTTGCTGTCAAATGGAAGAACCTTTGCCTTGGACACCACATGTCACTGTGTGGTTGTTGCCGCAGAAGCGTGATAAAAGGGGGAATTGTTGCGAGTGTGAAATGATTGGGAGAGGCAGTTTTCTTGAAAGTTGGGTTATTAGTTCCAGTTCATCACATAGAACTGTCGGTCTGAAAAATGATAGTGGTATGAATGGCATTGGTCAGGAAACAATTTTAACCTCTTTAAATACATGTAATCCATGCCCCATTACTGCAGATGTTGTACCTTTAAGTGATGGAAGTTATTGCCATTACCCAGAAAAAAGCCTTGTATCTTCTTCGATAGTTATATCTGAAAACTGTCATGCACCTTATGCCATTGTCTATGGCTTTTACAATGGAGAGATAGAAGTTCTGCAGTTTGATGAGTTCTTTGGAGGGCTGGATGCTTATGGGAGTCCTAGGAATAAATCATATTTACATGGCTCTAAACAGTATCTCTCAGGGCACACAGGTGCCATACTATGCTTGGCTGCACATAGAATGACTAGTATATCAGATAGATTGAATTATAGTCATGTACTAATGTCAGGAAGCATGGACTGCACAGTTCATATATGGGATCTAGACTCGAGCAATCTCATTATTGTGATGCACCAACATGTAGCTCCAGTATGCCAAATTATTTTACCCCCACCACTAACTGACCGTCCTTGGATAGACTGCTTCCTTTCTATAGGAGAAGACTCTTGTGTTGCTCTTGCTTCGCTGGAGACCTTGCGCGTGGAGAGAATGTTTCCTGGAAACCAACCCTGCCCCTCTAATGTGTTATGGGATACTATGAAAGGCTATGTAGCATGTCTCTGCTTGAGCCATAGAAGACCAGCTGATGGGATTGACAGCCTTTACGTTTGGGATATGAAAACAGGTGCTCGTGAGCGAGTTCTTCGCGGGACTGCTGCTCTTTCGATGTTTGATCATTTCTGTAGCAGCACAGATGTAAATTCTCTTTCTTTTGCTGCAATAAATTCGTGTACCCCGGCTTCCTCGTCGCACTATCCACTGGCTGCAGTTGCACCTTTTTCGCAATCCCACTTGAAAAACTCTAGAAAGGGGGTACCCTCCTCTCAGTTCTCCCCTGCTAATATGAAGATGGATGAACCTAGGACTTCCCAGATACATGCTAGCAAAAGAGATGTTGCAAATATCTATTCATCTAGAGTTTTAACCGACCAAAGCAAAAAAACAGCAGTTAAGTGTTCTTGCCCGTTTCCTGGAATTGCAACGTTAGGTTTTGACCTTGGCATGTTGATGTCTCTTAGTCACATATCCGAGTCCTCTGAAGCTGCAAGTGATATTAGTGAGAAACGACGTGTAGAGAATATAGGGGCTGACATGCCGAATGATGTTGACAAGAGAGGCGAATACATACTCAAAAAGCAGGAAGCTGAAGTACAGAGTACCCAGGACTTGGCTGCTAGTGATGATTTCGGCATTGAAGTTACCCCTCCTTTCACTTTGGGAAATAACAGTTGGGAAAGTACATTTGAAAAATATCTTCTTGGATTTAGCTTATCTTTTCTGCACTTGTGGGATGTGGATTGTGAGCTAGATAAGCTGCTAGTGACAGAGATGAAACTTAAGAGACCAGATGGTTTCCTTGTCGGTTCAGGTTTGCTGGGGGACAGAGGGTCTCTTACATTAACATTTCCTGCCCACAATGCCACACTTGAG CTTTGGAAGTCATCATCGGAGTTCTGTGCTGTCAGATCTGTAACTATGGTTTCCCTCGCTCAGCACATGGTTAGCTTGTCCCCTTCATGTTCAACAGCAAGCAG TGTTTTAGCTGCATTCTATACACGCAACTTTGCGGAGAAAATTCCTGATATAAAGCCTCCTTTGCTCCAG CTTTTGGTTAGTTTATGGCAACATAAAAGCGAACATGTTCGTATGGCTGCACGCTCTCTTTTCCATTGCTCTGCTTCACGGGGAATTCCTCTACCTTTGTGTAGGGAGAAATCAAATACTTTTGCAACACTTGTGAGATTGGAGAATGATAAAGTGAATAGTGGAACTAAGTACTCCACTACAGATGAACGATCAACACACAATCTAGGATTTGATGGACAGCCTGGAGAAGAGGTTTCTCCGGCCAAAGAATCGGAAATACTTGCTTGGATAGAAACATTTGAAGAGCAAGACTGGATCTCTTGTGTTGAAGGAACAAGCCAAGATGCAATGACATCTCATATTATTGTTGCAGCGGCTTTGGCTTGTTGGTATCCTAGTCTTGTCAAGCCAAATCTTGCTATGTTAGCTGTTCATCCTTTAATGAAATTAGTAATGGCaatgaatgaaaaatatagtTCCACTGCAGCAGAGATTCTGGCAGAAGGCATGGAGAATACATGGAAGGCCTGCATTGCCTCTGAAATACCTTGTTTGATTGGTGATATATATGATCAGATAGAGTATTTGAGTGGGACATCTTCCAACTCAAGGCCACATAATCCATCCCCTTCCCTTAACATTCGGGAAACTTTGATTGGGGTCCTACTTCCAAGTCTTGCAATGGCTGATGTACAAGGATTTTTGCAAGTGGTAGAACGTCAGATCTGGTCTACTGCATCTGATTCACCTATTCATGTAGTATCTCTTGTAGTTCTCACTCGGATTGTGCGTGGTTCTCCAAGAAACTTGGCTCAATACCTTGACAAG GtgataaattttgttttaatgacTATGGATCCTGCAAACTCAGCAATGCGAAAGATATGCCTTCAAACTTCACTGGTAACATTAAAGGAAGTTGTACGTGTATACCCCATGGTAACCCTGAATGACTTGTCAACTCGGCTGGCTGTTGGAGATGCATTTGGGGAACTTAACAAGGCTAGCATTCGGGTATATGATATGAACag TATGGCAGCAATAAAGATCTTAGATGCAAGCGGGCCTCCAGGACTTCCTAGTTTACTTGGGGGAGATTCAGAACTATCAGTAGCTACTGCAATTTCAGCTCTAAGCTTTTCACCGGATGGAGAG GGGCTGGTAGCTTTTTCAGAGAATGGTTTAATGATCCGGTGGTGGTCACTGGGATCTGTATGGTGGGAGAAACTTAGCCGAAATCTTGCTCCTGTCCAGTAcactaaattaatatttgttccCCCTTGGGAGGGTTTTTCACCTAATTCCACTAGGTCAAGCATAATGGCAAGTGTACTTGGAAATGGGCGACATGCCGGCTCTCAG GAAAATGCAAGGGCTTCAACTGAAACAGACAGGTTAAAGCTCTTGATTCACAATCTGGATTTATCATATCGTCTGCAATGGGTTGGCGAAAGAAAAGTATTACTTACCCAACATGGCCGTGATTTAGGCAGTTTCCAGTTATAA
- the LOC108208690 gene encoding uncharacterized protein LOC108208690 isoform X2: MFSCQYSWRRENRRFKGSSHCRRRRKLPPWMGSPSMVQALPENRRYVCIACSFTDSGHLSEQHLHESAEVGEALIDKGMQSGKPPKCSIVIVDSYSLTIVQTVFHGNLSIGSLKFMSVILPVGDIETQSVMMIDSEGKTEFLSLLKDSDLNGENPTILQRNSLGTELGDLVNESNEGGLVISFATVRQVVALVYKTYCVFRLVNGTIVGKVSFLDSQLCVGGSGNLSHVIGCMFLEHDEAGAKAYSEDSENIFVETFAVWNNRGCAILYDVSYLSNIFKFEPVSLIPAVSHQADMTLKLSYLQLHSYLLRIESVCCQMEEPLPWTPHVTVWLLPQKRDKRGNCCECEMIGRGSFLESWVISSSSSHRTVGLKNDSGMNGIGQETILTSLNTCNPCPITADVVPLSDGSYCHYPEKSLVSSSIVISENCHAPYAIVYGFYNGEIEVLQFDEFFGGLDAYGSPRNKSYLHGSKQYLSGHTGAILCLAAHRMTSISDRLNYSHVLMSGSMDCTVHIWDLDSSNLIIVMHQHVAPVCQIILPPPLTDRPWIDCFLSIGEDSCVALASLETLRVERMFPGNQPCPSNVLWDTMKGYVACLCLSHRRPADGIDSLYVWDMKTGARERVLRGTAALSMFDHFCSSTDVNSLSFAAINSCTPASSSHYPLAAVAPFSQSHLKNSRKGVPSSQFSPANMKMDEPRTSQIHASKRDVANIYSSRVLTDQSKKTAVKCSCPFPGIATLGFDLGMLMSLSHISESSEAASDISEKRRVENIGADMPNDVDKRGEYILKKQEAEVQSTQDLAASDDFGIEVTPPFTLGNNSWESTFEKYLLGFSLSFLHLWDVDCELDKLLVTEMKLKRPDGFLVGSGLLGDRGSLTLTFPAHNATLELWKSSSEFCAVRSVTMVSLAQHMVSLSPSCSTASSVLAAFYTRNFAEKIPDIKPPLLQLLVSLWQHKSEHVRMAARSLFHCSASRGIPLPLCREKSNTFATLVRLENDKVNSGTKYSTTDERSTHNLGFDGQPGEEVSPAKESEILAWIETFEEQDWISCVEGTSQDAMTSHIIVAAALACWYPSLVKPNLAMLAVHPLMKLVMAMNEKYSSTAAEILAEGMENTWKACIASEIPCLIGDIYDQIEYLSGTSSNSRPHNPSPSLNIRETLIGVLLPSLAMADVQGFLQVVERQIWSTASDSPIHVVSLVVLTRIVRGSPRNLAQYLDKVINFVLMTMDPANSAMRKICLQTSLVTLKEVVRVYPMVTLNDLSTRLAVGDAFGELNKASIRVYDMNSMAAIKILDASGPPGLPSLLGGDSELSVATAISALSFSPDGEGLVAFSENGLMIRWWSLGSVWWEKLSRNLAPVQYTKLIFVPPWEGFSPNSTRSSIMASVLGNGRHAGSQENARASTETDRLKLLIHNLDLSYRLQWVGERKVLLTQHGRDLGSFQL, from the exons CTTTAAAGTTCATGTCTGTAATCTTGCCTGTTGGGGATATTGAGACACAATCTGTGATGATGATAGACTCAGAAGGTAAAACTGAATTTTTATCTCTGCTGAAAGACTCTGACCTGAATGGGGAGAACCCAACTATCTTGCAAAGAAATTCCCTTGGCACGGAGTTAGGAGACTTAGTAAATGAGTCAAATGAGGGGGGTCTGGTGATATCATTTGCTACTGTTCGACAGGTTGTAGCCCTTGTATATAAGACCTATTGCGTATTTAGGTTAGTGAATGGTACAATAGTTGGAAAGGTTTCATTTTTAGATAGTCAACTTTGTGTTGGAGGTAGTGGCAATCTCTCACATGTCATAGGATGTATGTTCCTAGAACATGATGAGGCAGGGGCAAAAGCTTATTCTGAAGATTCTGAGAACATATTTGTAGAAACTTTTGCTGTTTGGAATAATAGAGGCTGTGCTATTCTGTATGATGTATCATACTTGAGTAATATTTTCAAGTTTGAGCCTGTTTCTTTGATCCCTGCTGTTTCACATCAAGCGGACATGACATTAAAACTTAGTTATCTTCAGCTCCACAGCTATCTGCTTCGTATCGAATCAGTTTGCTGTCAAATGGAAGAACCTTTGCCTTGGACACCACATGTCACTGTGTGGTTGTTGCCGCAGAAGCGTGATAAAAGGGGGAATTGTTGCGAGTGTGAAATGATTGGGAGAGGCAGTTTTCTTGAAAGTTGGGTTATTAGTTCCAGTTCATCACATAGAACTGTCGGTCTGAAAAATGATAGTGGTATGAATGGCATTGGTCAGGAAACAATTTTAACCTCTTTAAATACATGTAATCCATGCCCCATTACTGCAGATGTTGTACCTTTAAGTGATGGAAGTTATTGCCATTACCCAGAAAAAAGCCTTGTATCTTCTTCGATAGTTATATCTGAAAACTGTCATGCACCTTATGCCATTGTCTATGGCTTTTACAATGGAGAGATAGAAGTTCTGCAGTTTGATGAGTTCTTTGGAGGGCTGGATGCTTATGGGAGTCCTAGGAATAAATCATATTTACATGGCTCTAAACAGTATCTCTCAGGGCACACAGGTGCCATACTATGCTTGGCTGCACATAGAATGACTAGTATATCAGATAGATTGAATTATAGTCATGTACTAATGTCAGGAAGCATGGACTGCACAGTTCATATATGGGATCTAGACTCGAGCAATCTCATTATTGTGATGCACCAACATGTAGCTCCAGTATGCCAAATTATTTTACCCCCACCACTAACTGACCGTCCTTGGATAGACTGCTTCCTTTCTATAGGAGAAGACTCTTGTGTTGCTCTTGCTTCGCTGGAGACCTTGCGCGTGGAGAGAATGTTTCCTGGAAACCAACCCTGCCCCTCTAATGTGTTATGGGATACTATGAAAGGCTATGTAGCATGTCTCTGCTTGAGCCATAGAAGACCAGCTGATGGGATTGACAGCCTTTACGTTTGGGATATGAAAACAGGTGCTCGTGAGCGAGTTCTTCGCGGGACTGCTGCTCTTTCGATGTTTGATCATTTCTGTAGCAGCACAGATGTAAATTCTCTTTCTTTTGCTGCAATAAATTCGTGTACCCCGGCTTCCTCGTCGCACTATCCACTGGCTGCAGTTGCACCTTTTTCGCAATCCCACTTGAAAAACTCTAGAAAGGGGGTACCCTCCTCTCAGTTCTCCCCTGCTAATATGAAGATGGATGAACCTAGGACTTCCCAGATACATGCTAGCAAAAGAGATGTTGCAAATATCTATTCATCTAGAGTTTTAACCGACCAAAGCAAAAAAACAGCAGTTAAGTGTTCTTGCCCGTTTCCTGGAATTGCAACGTTAGGTTTTGACCTTGGCATGTTGATGTCTCTTAGTCACATATCCGAGTCCTCTGAAGCTGCAAGTGATATTAGTGAGAAACGACGTGTAGAGAATATAGGGGCTGACATGCCGAATGATGTTGACAAGAGAGGCGAATACATACTCAAAAAGCAGGAAGCTGAAGTACAGAGTACCCAGGACTTGGCTGCTAGTGATGATTTCGGCATTGAAGTTACCCCTCCTTTCACTTTGGGAAATAACAGTTGGGAAAGTACATTTGAAAAATATCTTCTTGGATTTAGCTTATCTTTTCTGCACTTGTGGGATGTGGATTGTGAGCTAGATAAGCTGCTAGTGACAGAGATGAAACTTAAGAGACCAGATGGTTTCCTTGTCGGTTCAGGTTTGCTGGGGGACAGAGGGTCTCTTACATTAACATTTCCTGCCCACAATGCCACACTTGAG CTTTGGAAGTCATCATCGGAGTTCTGTGCTGTCAGATCTGTAACTATGGTTTCCCTCGCTCAGCACATGGTTAGCTTGTCCCCTTCATGTTCAACAGCAAGCAG TGTTTTAGCTGCATTCTATACACGCAACTTTGCGGAGAAAATTCCTGATATAAAGCCTCCTTTGCTCCAG CTTTTGGTTAGTTTATGGCAACATAAAAGCGAACATGTTCGTATGGCTGCACGCTCTCTTTTCCATTGCTCTGCTTCACGGGGAATTCCTCTACCTTTGTGTAGGGAGAAATCAAATACTTTTGCAACACTTGTGAGATTGGAGAATGATAAAGTGAATAGTGGAACTAAGTACTCCACTACAGATGAACGATCAACACACAATCTAGGATTTGATGGACAGCCTGGAGAAGAGGTTTCTCCGGCCAAAGAATCGGAAATACTTGCTTGGATAGAAACATTTGAAGAGCAAGACTGGATCTCTTGTGTTGAAGGAACAAGCCAAGATGCAATGACATCTCATATTATTGTTGCAGCGGCTTTGGCTTGTTGGTATCCTAGTCTTGTCAAGCCAAATCTTGCTATGTTAGCTGTTCATCCTTTAATGAAATTAGTAATGGCaatgaatgaaaaatatagtTCCACTGCAGCAGAGATTCTGGCAGAAGGCATGGAGAATACATGGAAGGCCTGCATTGCCTCTGAAATACCTTGTTTGATTGGTGATATATATGATCAGATAGAGTATTTGAGTGGGACATCTTCCAACTCAAGGCCACATAATCCATCCCCTTCCCTTAACATTCGGGAAACTTTGATTGGGGTCCTACTTCCAAGTCTTGCAATGGCTGATGTACAAGGATTTTTGCAAGTGGTAGAACGTCAGATCTGGTCTACTGCATCTGATTCACCTATTCATGTAGTATCTCTTGTAGTTCTCACTCGGATTGTGCGTGGTTCTCCAAGAAACTTGGCTCAATACCTTGACAAG GtgataaattttgttttaatgacTATGGATCCTGCAAACTCAGCAATGCGAAAGATATGCCTTCAAACTTCACTGGTAACATTAAAGGAAGTTGTACGTGTATACCCCATGGTAACCCTGAATGACTTGTCAACTCGGCTGGCTGTTGGAGATGCATTTGGGGAACTTAACAAGGCTAGCATTCGGGTATATGATATGAACag TATGGCAGCAATAAAGATCTTAGATGCAAGCGGGCCTCCAGGACTTCCTAGTTTACTTGGGGGAGATTCAGAACTATCAGTAGCTACTGCAATTTCAGCTCTAAGCTTTTCACCGGATGGAGAG GGGCTGGTAGCTTTTTCAGAGAATGGTTTAATGATCCGGTGGTGGTCACTGGGATCTGTATGGTGGGAGAAACTTAGCCGAAATCTTGCTCCTGTCCAGTAcactaaattaatatttgttccCCCTTGGGAGGGTTTTTCACCTAATTCCACTAGGTCAAGCATAATGGCAAGTGTACTTGGAAATGGGCGACATGCCGGCTCTCAG GAAAATGCAAGGGCTTCAACTGAAACAGACAGGTTAAAGCTCTTGATTCACAATCTGGATTTATCATATCGTCTGCAATGGGTTGGCGAAAGAAAAGTATTACTTACCCAACATGGCCGTGATTTAGGCAGTTTCCAGTTATAA
- the LOC108208692 gene encoding probable WRKY transcription factor 24 yields the protein MDEDSIPPPPPPPPPFLTENVIADDNNDDIFPHFLNSSLIFPSMSQNPYYPTNGSLVTQNSQFAMENIDWMSAMINSKPMEDCNQMPPSTCAPVLSSMDNTPNISSGGGDCQNNCINKRKGTGKTKKPIPPRVAFHTRSSEDILDDGYKWRKYGQKSVKHSKQPRSYYRCTHHTCNVKKQIQRLSKDNSVVVTTYEGIHNHPCEKLMETLSPLLRQLQFLSRF from the exons ATGGATGAAGATTCAataccaccaccacctccaccgCCACCTCCGTTTCTGACCGAAAATGTTATTGCCGATGATAATAATGACGATATCTTTCCACACTTTCTTAATTCCTCGCTAATATTCCCATCAATGTCGCAAAACCCATATTACCCAACTAATGGTTCACTTGTAACACAAAACTCTCAATTTGCTATGGAGAATATAGACTGGATGAGCGCTATGATCAATAGTAAGCCCATGGAAGATTGCAACCAAATGCCGCCATCAACCTGTGCGCCAGTACTATCTTCTATGGATAACACTCCAAATATTAGCAGTGGAGGAGGAGACTGTCAGAATAACTGCATAAACAAAAGGAAAGGTACAGGTAAAACCAAGAAACCTATTCCTCCAAGGGTTGCATTTCATACACGGAGCTCCGAGGACATTCTTGATGATGGTTACAAGTGGCGCAAATATGGCCAGAAATCTGTTAAGCATAGCAAACAACCACG GAGTTACTACCGATGCACACATCACACCTGCAATGTGAAGAAGCAAATCCAGCGTCTTTCCAAAGATAACAGTGTTGTAGTGACAACTTATGAAGGAATTCATAACCATCCTTGCGAGAAATTAATGGAGACCCTCAGTCCCCTTCTCAGGCAACTTCAGTTTCTCTCTAGATTCTAG
- the LOC108208693 gene encoding dirigent protein 22: MGSSKFPHTKLSLMLTLFLAIFACAESTLDHGFLQETNITLYVHDYFSGPNATTIAIGNPSDDHWVSDNFGAMYCKDSPMTETADPESDYVGRAQGTFVSAALDGSSSQVVLSLVFETNQFQGSTLQVQGAGAQFQRVRELSVVAGTGEFRYARGYATSETIYYDREANYSVAEWNITMEHYN, from the coding sequence ATGGGATCATCAAAGTTTCCTCACACAAAGCTGTCACTCATGCTAACATTGTTTCTAGCCATCTTCGCATGTGCAGAATCAACGCTTGATCATGGTTTTCTTCAAGAAACCAACATAACTCTCTACGTTCATGACTACTTTTCCGGCCCAAATGCAACAACCATCGCTATTGGCAACCCATCCGATGACCACTGGGTTTCCGATAATTTTGGCGCAATGTATTGCAAAGACAGTCCCATGACTGAGACGGCTGATCCCGAGTCTGATTATGTAGGGCGGGCTCAAGGCACTTTTGTGAGTGCAGCCTTGGATGGGTCAAGTAGCCAAGTAGTCCTGTCACTTGTGTTCGAGACAAATCAATTCCAGGGCAGTACTCTACAGGTACAAGGTGCTGGTGCTCAATTCCAGAGGGTTAGAGAGCTGTCTGTGGTGGCTGGCACAGGTGAATTTCGATATGCTAGAGGTTATGCCACGTCTGAGACTATTTATTATGATCGGGAGGCTAATTATTCAGTTGCTGAGTGGAATATCACAATGGAGCATTATAACTAA